One stretch of Flavobacteriales bacterium DNA includes these proteins:
- a CDS encoding OmpA family protein produces the protein MRSLLKGFYLAMAMLVAQGLSAQKKEIEIAKSYELMGRFSMALQYYKKAEAREKYLAEEEQVRLYKSLIFCNDKLKDYKNAEKYFEKIEKLQPLSDSLLVKYSEVLRTLGSHPKAEKVYRSLVNKQTDEVLKNNMLYALDWFKKNKSLKQPYVIGKTNINVQGLSMGIAEYNDGVIVGVPKLTDGVTFYNLGYCTKKDSVTFSEATILSKNLTSKFHEGYPVIDQKNNVLYFTSNSLTKVKIKQGGKKDISKNGNVNRLKIYQSTFENGEWSEKEELPFNSMDYDCLHPSISDDGKTLYFTSNMSGGKGGYDIYKVEKTNSGWSKPVNLGSRVNTMGDEMNPFIKAEELFFASRGYYGFGGIDVFKVKLSEEDGKVQNLGAPINTNQDDFSFTMNSKDKGYFSSNRSSKKAEDAIYSYVYYPVNVVTDTENGEAVEDIDVVVSELINGEWKEVSTQRTNKAGEWKYDFKAGVEYKVKFDNSYRNSKEFTLSANGNRVEELEKLKNVDLQRVFIDGYVIDEETQKGIEGVKEILYEKNELGDFEEIDSTFTDEEGYWRFDVEKDKVYEVEIQRVDYELEKIEIDPIVDNEPRRKSYTTTLKVKLNKDNEKVLDAENIFFEHNSANITSASFAVLDQVVGYLKANPYSKLEVDAYTDCTGDDAFNLALSERRAKACADYVIEKIGGKAFRVKYKGFGETNPIHACDEQRNNPDLAAENRRVEFKLVK, from the coding sequence ATGAGAAGTTTATTAAAAGGTTTTTATTTGGCTATGGCAATGCTAGTAGCTCAGGGGTTAAGCGCTCAAAAAAAAGAAATTGAAATAGCAAAGAGTTATGAGCTTATGGGGAGGTTTTCAATGGCTTTACAGTATTATAAAAAGGCTGAAGCTAGAGAAAAATACTTAGCCGAAGAAGAGCAAGTGCGCCTGTATAAGTCTTTAATCTTTTGTAATGATAAACTTAAAGATTATAAAAATGCCGAGAAGTATTTTGAAAAAATAGAAAAATTACAACCCTTAAGTGATAGTTTGTTAGTTAAGTATTCTGAAGTTTTAAGGACTTTAGGGAGTCACCCTAAAGCCGAAAAAGTATATAGAAGCTTGGTCAATAAACAGACCGATGAAGTGTTAAAAAACAACATGCTATATGCATTGGATTGGTTTAAGAAAAATAAGAGCCTTAAACAACCTTATGTGATAGGGAAAACAAATATCAATGTTCAGGGGTTGAGTATGGGGATAGCAGAATATAATGATGGCGTTATTGTTGGTGTTCCAAAGTTAACTGATGGAGTAACCTTTTACAACCTAGGGTATTGTACAAAAAAAGATTCAGTAACATTTTCTGAAGCAACTATTTTGAGTAAAAACTTAACAAGTAAATTCCATGAGGGGTATCCGGTAATAGATCAAAAGAACAACGTGCTTTATTTTACATCTAATTCGTTGACTAAAGTGAAGATTAAACAAGGAGGGAAGAAAGATATAAGCAAAAATGGAAATGTCAATCGTCTCAAAATCTATCAATCTACTTTTGAAAATGGAGAATGGTCTGAAAAAGAAGAGTTACCATTTAATAGTATGGATTATGATTGTTTGCACCCGTCAATTTCAGATGATGGAAAGACATTATACTTTACTTCAAACATGTCTGGAGGTAAAGGAGGATATGATATTTATAAAGTAGAAAAGACGAACTCAGGTTGGTCTAAACCGGTTAACTTAGGAAGTAGAGTTAATACTATGGGAGATGAGATGAATCCTTTTATTAAAGCTGAAGAGTTGTTTTTTGCTTCAAGAGGATATTATGGTTTTGGAGGAATAGATGTTTTTAAAGTTAAGTTATCCGAAGAAGATGGTAAAGTTCAAAATTTAGGAGCTCCAATTAATACGAATCAGGATGATTTTTCATTTACAATGAATTCAAAAGATAAAGGGTACTTTTCTTCTAATCGAAGTTCTAAAAAAGCTGAAGATGCTATTTATAGCTATGTTTATTATCCTGTTAATGTTGTAACAGATACAGAGAATGGAGAAGCAGTAGAGGATATAGATGTTGTCGTTTCTGAGTTGATTAATGGAGAATGGAAAGAGGTGTCGACTCAAAGAACCAATAAAGCAGGGGAATGGAAATACGACTTTAAAGCAGGCGTGGAGTATAAAGTGAAGTTTGATAACTCTTATAGAAATTCAAAAGAGTTTACTTTATCAGCAAACGGCAATAGAGTAGAGGAGTTGGAGAAGCTCAAAAATGTAGATTTACAAAGAGTTTTTATTGATGGATATGTTATTGATGAGGAAACACAGAAAGGAATTGAAGGAGTGAAAGAGATTCTTTATGAAAAAAATGAGTTAGGAGATTTTGAAGAGATAGATTCAACATTTACAGATGAAGAGGGGTATTGGAGATTTGATGTTGAAAAAGATAAGGTCTATGAAGTTGAAATTCAACGTGTGGATTATGAGTTGGAAAAGATTGAAATAGATCCAATAGTCGATAATGAACCAAGAAGAAAATCATATACAACAACTTTAAAAGTAAAGCTGAATAAGGATAATGAAAAAGTATTAGACGCAGAAAATATCTTCTTTGAACATAATTCAGCCAATATAACTTCAGCTTCTTTTGCTGTGCTAGATCAAGTTGTAGGGTATTTAAAGGCCAATCCTTATTCTAAATTAGAAGTGGATGCTTATACCGATTGTACCGGTGACGATGCCTTTAACCTTGCTTTATCTGAGAGAAGAGCAAAAGCTTGCGCAGACTATGTGATTGAAAAAATTGGAGGAAAAGCATTTAGAGTAAAGTATAAAGGCTTTGGAGAAACCAATCCAATTCATGCTTGTGATGAGCAACGAAACAACCCTGATTTAGCGGCAGAAAATCGTAGAGTAGAATTTAAATTAGTAAAATAG
- a CDS encoding S41 family peptidase: protein MTKYISLFTALLLYGSSLFGQHQSDKTVKHYTQKVEELIKVLDKKYVQEVDKSRLIKDFVIGTQNRLVPFHSYISAQKWGGKHDEVVVAGIGIAFKFKSDTILVDSVLSNSGAESSGIKKGDKIIKIGGHKISHYNYFSDVAKDLIGVPGSSLELTLANVEDSSANFVKSVERKLIDGIHFFSLGESITSIKDAIALCDTLYEDTVTNLKITETGIRYMLEHLDPHTAYISLEDLHDMNAPLKGSFTGVGVRFQIVKDTIVVVEAIPGGPSEKVGIQPGDKYIFIGEEKVAGVGIKNGGVRDRLLGDKGTKVAVKMKRTGNNELLDFTIERDKIPIYSVDASYMVTNEIGYIKVNKFSATTVMEVRKAMLSLKSQGMKSLVLDLQGNGGGYLSAAIGLADEFLSGDKLVVYTEGRAYPKQEYNTRYTGLMEEGKLVVLVNENSASASEIVSGAVQDWDRGLIVGRRTFGKGLVQKPHNLSDGTQVRITTSHYYTPAGRCIQKPYDKGIQEYRKEKYNRYKNGEYFHKDSIKFDESLKTYTKIKERVVYGGGGVMPDVFVPLDTLGTSDYFSGLIRKGIMNRFALTWVNSNRQKLQDKYITFDRFDEKFKIEKLTKELIKYAETEGLPFNKKQYEESKEVIKIRLKANVAQNLYDFSKFYQVNNALNDPLQIAIKLIESGEAFNELD from the coding sequence ATGACAAAGTATATATCACTATTTACAGCTCTTTTATTATATGGGAGCAGCTTATTTGGGCAGCATCAGTCTGATAAAACAGTTAAGCATTACACTCAAAAAGTAGAAGAGTTAATCAAGGTGCTAGACAAAAAGTATGTTCAAGAAGTAGATAAATCCAGGTTGATAAAAGATTTTGTTATTGGAACTCAGAATAGGTTAGTTCCATTTCATTCATATATCTCAGCGCAAAAATGGGGAGGGAAGCATGATGAAGTAGTGGTTGCTGGTATTGGTATCGCCTTTAAGTTCAAAAGTGATACAATACTTGTTGATAGTGTATTGAGTAATAGTGGTGCCGAAAGTTCTGGGATAAAAAAAGGAGATAAAATTATCAAAATAGGAGGGCATAAAATCAGTCATTACAACTATTTTAGTGATGTAGCAAAAGACTTGATCGGTGTTCCAGGAAGCTCCTTAGAACTCACATTGGCTAATGTAGAAGATAGTTCTGCCAATTTTGTAAAATCGGTAGAACGTAAATTAATCGATGGGATTCACTTCTTTAGTTTAGGAGAGTCAATTACTTCAATTAAAGATGCTATAGCCCTTTGTGATACCTTATATGAAGATACAGTTACTAACTTAAAAATAACAGAAACTGGTATTCGTTACATGCTGGAGCATTTGGATCCTCATACAGCTTATATTTCATTGGAGGATTTACATGATATGAATGCTCCATTGAAAGGATCGTTTACTGGAGTAGGAGTTCGCTTTCAAATTGTAAAAGACACTATTGTTGTTGTAGAGGCAATACCAGGGGGACCATCAGAAAAGGTGGGGATTCAACCAGGAGATAAATATATTTTTATTGGAGAAGAGAAAGTCGCTGGGGTAGGAATAAAAAATGGAGGAGTAAGGGATCGTTTATTGGGAGATAAAGGAACCAAAGTTGCGGTTAAGATGAAAAGAACAGGTAATAACGAGTTACTTGATTTTACCATAGAAAGAGATAAAATTCCTATTTATAGTGTAGATGCATCATATATGGTGACTAATGAAATTGGTTATATTAAGGTTAATAAATTTTCTGCGACAACAGTTATGGAGGTTAGAAAGGCTATGTTGAGTCTGAAATCTCAAGGAATGAAAAGCTTGGTGTTAGACTTGCAAGGAAATGGAGGTGGTTACCTCAGTGCGGCAATAGGTTTGGCAGATGAGTTTTTATCAGGAGACAAATTGGTCGTTTATACAGAAGGTAGAGCTTATCCAAAACAAGAGTACAATACGCGATATACAGGATTAATGGAAGAAGGTAAATTAGTCGTTCTTGTAAATGAAAACAGTGCGTCAGCTAGCGAAATTGTAAGTGGTGCAGTTCAAGATTGGGATCGAGGATTAATTGTGGGGAGAAGAACTTTTGGAAAAGGACTTGTTCAAAAACCACATAATCTATCAGATGGAACACAAGTAAGAATTACAACCTCTCATTATTATACTCCAGCAGGAAGATGTATTCAAAAACCTTATGATAAAGGAATACAAGAATATCGAAAGGAGAAATATAATCGTTACAAAAACGGAGAGTATTTTCATAAGGATAGTATAAAGTTTGATGAGTCACTAAAAACGTATACCAAGATTAAAGAAAGAGTTGTTTATGGTGGAGGTGGTGTTATGCCAGATGTTTTTGTTCCATTAGATACGTTAGGAACAAGCGATTATTTTTCAGGATTAATTAGAAAAGGAATTATGAATCGATTTGCATTAACTTGGGTGAACAGTAATCGTCAAAAATTACAAGATAAATATATTACATTCGATCGCTTTGATGAGAAGTTCAAAATAGAGAAGCTGACAAAAGAGTTGATTAAATATGCCGAAACAGAGGGGCTACCTTTTAATAAAAAACAATATGAGGAATCGAAAGAGGTTATTAAAATAAGACTGAAAGCAAATGTTGCTCAAAATCTATACGATTTTTCAAAGTTCTATCAGGTGAATAATGCATTAAATGATCCATTACAGATTGCCATTAAGCTCATTGAAAGTGGAGAGGCTTTTAATGAATTGGACTAA
- the rplM gene encoding 50S ribosomal protein L13 has product MNTLSYKTISANKETVNKEWLLVDAEGETLGRLASKVAKLIRGKHKVNYTPHVDCGDNVVVINAEKVNLTGKKWTDKSYIRHTGYPGGQRELSAEKMLEKHPERLVEYAVKGMLPKNRLGSALYRNLHVYVGASHKQEAQKPKEIKLDSIK; this is encoded by the coding sequence GTGAATACATTAAGTTACAAAACAATATCAGCTAACAAAGAGACAGTAAACAAAGAGTGGTTGTTGGTTGATGCGGAAGGAGAAACTTTAGGACGTTTAGCAAGTAAAGTAGCTAAATTGATTAGAGGAAAGCACAAAGTTAACTACACTCCACATGTTGATTGTGGTGATAACGTTGTTGTGATTAATGCTGAAAAAGTGAATTTAACTGGTAAGAAGTGGACTGATAAATCTTATATCCGTCACACAGGTTATCCAGGTGGGCAAAGAGAATTATCTGCTGAAAAGATGTTAGAAAAGCATCCTGAGAGATTAGTAGAGTATGCTGTAAAAGGAATGTTGCCTAAAAATAGATTAGGAAGTGCATTATACAGAAACTTACACGTTTATGTTGGAGCATCTCACAAGCAAGAAGCTCAAAAGCCTAAAGAAATTAAATTAGATTCAATCAAATAA
- the rpsI gene encoding 30S ribosomal protein S9 produces MSVINTIGRRKSSVARVYLSEGTGKMTVNKRDFSEYFPKGVLHYKLSQPFLLTETEGKYDVKVNVKGGGVNGQVEAIRLAISRALVEVDPEYKPLLKAESLMTRDPRMVERKKPGQPKARKKFQFSKR; encoded by the coding sequence ATGAGCGTAATTAATACAATAGGAAGACGTAAGTCTTCTGTCGCTAGAGTTTATTTGTCAGAAGGGACAGGTAAAATGACTGTGAATAAAAGAGATTTTTCAGAGTACTTCCCAAAAGGAGTATTGCACTATAAATTAAGTCAACCATTTTTATTAACTGAAACAGAAGGAAAGTACGATGTTAAAGTTAATGTAAAAGGTGGTGGAGTTAATGGTCAAGTAGAGGCTATCCGTTTAGCGATCTCTAGAGCATTAGTAGAGGTAGATCCAGAGTATAAGCCTTTATTAAAAGCAGAAAGCTTAATGACTCGTGACCCAAGAATGGTTGAGCGTAAGAAACCAGGTCAACCAAAAGCTAGAAAGAAATTTCAATTTAGTAAACGTTAA
- the rpsB gene encoding 30S ribosomal protein S2, translating to MAKLQFDEMLNAGVHFGHLKRKWNPAMAPYVFEERKGIHIIDLNKTAVKAEEAAAALKQIAKSGRKILFVATKKQAKSIIEDKVKETRMPYITERWPGGMLTNFKTTRKTIRKMTSIEKMMQDGTANHLSKRERLQRTRQKDKLANVFGAIADMTRLPAAVFVVDVKKEDIAVAEAVKLGIPVFAMVDTNSDPKPIDFVIPANDDATKSIELVVDYVCGAIKEGLSERKAGKEKAAEEKATEAKKEEVTTEK from the coding sequence ATGGCAAAATTACAATTTGATGAAATGTTAAATGCGGGAGTGCATTTTGGACATTTAAAAAGAAAGTGGAATCCAGCAATGGCTCCTTATGTATTCGAAGAGCGTAAAGGGATTCACATTATTGATTTGAACAAAACAGCAGTAAAAGCTGAAGAAGCAGCTGCAGCTTTGAAACAAATCGCTAAATCAGGAAGAAAAATTTTGTTTGTTGCAACAAAGAAACAAGCAAAATCTATCATAGAAGACAAAGTTAAAGAAACAAGAATGCCTTACATCACTGAAAGATGGCCAGGTGGAATGTTAACAAACTTTAAAACAACAAGAAAAACAATCCGTAAAATGACATCTATCGAAAAGATGATGCAAGACGGAACTGCAAACCACCTTTCTAAAAGAGAGCGTTTACAAAGAACTAGACAAAAAGATAAATTAGCTAACGTATTTGGTGCAATAGCTGATATGACTCGTCTTCCTGCTGCTGTATTTGTAGTAGATGTTAAAAAAGAGGACATCGCTGTAGCAGAAGCTGTAAAATTAGGAATCCCTGTGTTCGCAATGGTTGATACCAACTCTGATCCTAAACCAATTGATTTTGTTATCCCAGCTAACGATGATGCTACTAAATCTATTGAATTAGTTGTTGATTACGTATGTGGAGCTATCAAAGAAGGTTTATCAGAAAGAAAAGCAGGTAAAGAAAAAGCTGCTGAAGAGAAAGCTACTGAAGCAAAAAAAGAAGAAGTAACAACTGAAAAATAA
- the tsf gene encoding translation elongation factor Ts, whose product MAITAKQVNELRKKTGAGMMDCKKALVEADGDMEVAIDNLRKKGQKIAAKRGDREASEGLVIAKTTADGTKGIVVTLNCETDFVAKNADFVSFANKIADIAVESGANSKDELLAKDFDGSLTIEAKIIEQTGVIGEKIEVKTVEVVEAPSVVAYNHPGNQIATIVGLTKAAEEEGKQVAMQVAAMAPIALDESHVDQETIDREIEVGKELAIAEGKPADMAEKIAKGRLNKFFKETTLLNQAFVRDNKKSVKQFLQDVDKDLTVTDFKRVSLSN is encoded by the coding sequence ATGGCAATAACAGCTAAACAAGTAAATGAATTAAGAAAAAAGACCGGTGCAGGAATGATGGACTGTAAGAAAGCTTTAGTTGAAGCTGACGGTGACATGGAAGTAGCAATTGATAACTTACGTAAGAAAGGTCAAAAAATTGCTGCTAAAAGAGGAGATAGAGAAGCTAGTGAAGGATTGGTTATCGCAAAAACAACAGCTGATGGAACTAAAGGTATTGTTGTTACATTGAACTGTGAAACTGATTTCGTAGCTAAAAATGCTGATTTTGTTTCTTTCGCAAACAAGATTGCTGATATAGCTGTTGAATCTGGTGCTAACTCAAAAGATGAGTTATTAGCAAAAGACTTTGATGGAAGTTTAACTATTGAAGCAAAAATCATCGAGCAAACTGGTGTAATCGGAGAGAAGATTGAAGTGAAAACTGTAGAAGTTGTTGAAGCTCCTAGCGTTGTTGCATACAATCACCCAGGAAACCAAATCGCTACAATCGTTGGATTAACTAAAGCTGCTGAAGAAGAAGGTAAACAAGTTGCAATGCAAGTTGCTGCTATGGCACCTATCGCTTTAGATGAAAGCCACGTTGATCAAGAGACTATTGATAGAGAAATTGAAGTAGGTAAAGAATTAGCTATTGCTGAAGGTAAACCTGCAGATATGGCTGAGAAAATTGCTAAAGGAAGATTAAACAAATTCTTTAAAGAAACAACTTTGTTAAATCAAGCATTTGTTAGAGATAACAAAAAATCTGTAAAACAATTTTTACAAGATGTAGATAAAGATTTAACAGTAACTGACTTTAAAAGAGTTTCGTTATCTAACTAA
- the pyrH gene encoding UMP kinase — MKYKRILLKLSGEALMGNKQFGIDNERLVQYAKEVKEIAELGVEIAIVIGGGNIFRGVQAEEGGMERTQGDYMGMLATMINSMALQSALEVQGLHTRLQSAIKMEAIAEPFIKRKAVRHLEKGRIVIFGSGTGNPFFTTDSAASLRAIEIDADVILKGTRVDGIYTEDPEKNPEAKKYNNLTFDEAYDKGLKVMDMTAFTLCKENNVPIIVFDMNTPGNLKKVVVGDEIGTLVEA, encoded by the coding sequence ATGAAATATAAAAGAATACTTTTGAAATTAAGCGGAGAAGCTTTAATGGGAAATAAACAATTTGGTATAGATAACGAACGATTAGTTCAATATGCTAAAGAAGTTAAAGAAATTGCCGAATTAGGTGTTGAAATAGCAATCGTAATCGGAGGAGGAAATATTTTTAGAGGTGTTCAGGCCGAAGAAGGTGGAATGGAAAGAACCCAAGGAGATTATATGGGGATGTTAGCGACTATGATAAATAGTATGGCACTTCAATCTGCTCTTGAAGTTCAAGGACTGCATACAAGGCTACAATCTGCAATTAAAATGGAAGCAATAGCTGAACCGTTTATTAAACGTAAGGCCGTTAGGCATTTGGAAAAAGGTAGAATTGTGATTTTTGGTTCAGGAACTGGTAATCCATTTTTTACTACTGATTCTGCCGCATCTCTTAGAGCAATTGAAATTGATGCAGATGTAATCTTAAAAGGTACAAGGGTTGATGGTATTTATACTGAAGATCCAGAGAAAAACCCTGAAGCTAAAAAATACAATAACTTGACTTTTGATGAGGCCTATGATAAAGGATTAAAAGTAATGGATATGACAGCCTTTACACTTTGTAAAGAAAATAATGTTCCGATAATAGTATTTGATATGAACACTCCAGGTAACCTAAAAAAGGTGGTTGTTGGTGATGAAATAGGAACGCTTGTTGAAGCATAA
- the frr gene encoding ribosome recycling factor has translation MNEEVEMALAEAKEGMEASLTHLRSELLKIRAGRATPSMLGSVMVEYYGSPTPLSQVANVNTSDARTLTVQPWEKSILQDVVKGIQNANLGLNPQNNGEMIIISIPMLTEERRRELVKNAKAAGEHSKVGVRGKRKDANDFIKSLKADGLSEDEAKSAEDKVQQLTNDYIAKVDEIVDAKEVDIMKV, from the coding sequence ATGAATGAAGAAGTAGAAATGGCATTAGCCGAGGCAAAAGAAGGTATGGAAGCCTCTTTAACACATTTAAGATCAGAGTTATTAAAGATTAGAGCAGGGAGAGCAACTCCTTCAATGTTAGGAAGTGTTATGGTTGAATATTATGGTTCACCAACCCCTTTGTCTCAAGTAGCCAATGTAAATACTTCTGATGCTAGAACATTAACAGTTCAACCTTGGGAAAAATCTATTTTACAAGATGTTGTAAAAGGGATTCAAAATGCAAACTTAGGATTAAATCCACAAAATAATGGAGAAATGATTATCATTTCAATTCCTATGCTTACAGAAGAAAGAAGAAGAGAACTTGTGAAGAATGCAAAAGCCGCTGGTGAACATTCTAAAGTTGGAGTTAGGGGAAAACGTAAAGATGCAAATGATTTTATTAAATCATTAAAAGCTGATGGTTTAAGTGAAGATGAAGCAAAATCAGCAGAAGATAAAGTACAACAATTAACAAACGATTATATCGCTAAAGTTGATGAAATTGTTGATGCTAAAGAAGTGGATATTATGAAAGTATAA
- a CDS encoding glycerophosphodiester phosphodiesterase family protein, protein MTVVNLFSQQNPPLIFGHRGCRGILPENTLESFKKALTYDIDGIEWDVVVNKDKQLVISHEEYMDKTYCLAPDGSEIKHNKDHCLYEMTQKEIEAFDCGTKPHPKFPEQQHIKSYKPLVQEAFNKIDFKDKTILFEIKSEKKLYGKAQPYPEEYVEIILNEVAEFKGREQIIFMSFDPQIIELLHQKAPDYKLVYLHESLGLSGNKILKQLSFKPYALGIYSKFISPKMVKNTHEQGVKVFAWTVNKEKEFNRLLETNLDGIITDFPNLYGR, encoded by the coding sequence ATGACAGTTGTTAACTTATTTTCTCAACAAAATCCCCCTCTAATTTTCGGACATCGAGGATGTAGAGGTATTTTACCAGAAAACACCTTAGAGTCGTTTAAAAAGGCTTTAACGTATGACATTGATGGGATTGAGTGGGACGTGGTGGTTAATAAAGATAAACAATTGGTTATTTCTCATGAGGAATATATGGATAAGACCTATTGCTTAGCTCCCGACGGTAGTGAAATAAAGCATAACAAAGACCATTGTTTATACGAAATGACTCAAAAAGAAATTGAGGCATTTGACTGTGGAACTAAACCCCATCCGAAATTTCCTGAACAACAGCATATAAAGTCGTATAAGCCATTAGTTCAAGAAGCTTTTAATAAGATTGATTTTAAAGACAAGACTATTTTATTTGAAATTAAATCAGAAAAGAAGTTGTATGGAAAAGCCCAACCTTACCCTGAAGAATATGTTGAGATTATTTTGAATGAAGTTGCTGAATTTAAAGGTCGAGAACAAATTATTTTTATGAGTTTTGACCCTCAAATTATTGAGTTACTCCATCAAAAAGCTCCCGATTATAAACTGGTCTATTTACATGAGAGCTTGGGATTGTCTGGAAATAAAATTTTAAAACAACTTTCTTTTAAACCTTATGCTTTGGGGATCTATTCTAAATTCATTAGTCCTAAAATGGTAAAAAACACTCACGAACAAGGTGTAAAAGTTTTTGCTTGGACGGTGAATAAAGAAAAGGAGTTTAATCGTTTATTGGAAACGAATTTAGATGGTATCATTACTGATTTCCCCAATTTATATGGGCGATAA
- a CDS encoding saccharopine dehydrogenase NADP-binding domain-containing protein, with product MKKILVIGAGRSSSSLIKYLLNNAENENWLIRVGDMDIAIAQEKINNHARGEAFEFNALEPNQRAQEIEACDFVVSMLPARFHIEVVKDCIRFQKDVITPSYVSKEMKELHEEAVNAGIIVMNEIGVDPGIDHLSAKKVLDDIEEMGGEMTCFESFTGGLIAPQSDNNPWNYKFTWNPRNVVLAGQGGAAKFIQEGKYKYIPYNRLFRRTEIIDVEGRGKFEGYANRDSLKYRSIYGLENIPTIYRGTLRKVGFSRAWNVFVQLGATDDSYILEGSKEMTHRDFINSFLAYNPHDSVELKLRYYLKIDQDDIIWDKLVWLGIFEDTPLNLEEDKTPAQILQQILEAKWTLEPHDKDMIVMWHKFGFKVDGIDREIHSSMSYIGEDQTYTAMSDTVGLPVGICTKMILNGTIQLKGVQLPIHKEIYEPVLDELATFGIVFNEIEVEPVLY from the coding sequence ATGAAGAAAATATTAGTCATTGGAGCAGGAAGATCTTCATCGTCATTAATAAAATATTTATTAAATAATGCTGAAAATGAGAATTGGTTGATTAGAGTTGGTGATATGGATATCGCCATTGCTCAGGAAAAAATAAACAATCATGCAAGAGGAGAAGCATTTGAATTTAATGCCCTAGAACCTAATCAAAGAGCTCAAGAAATTGAAGCTTGTGATTTTGTAGTATCGATGTTACCAGCTCGTTTTCACATTGAAGTCGTTAAAGATTGTATTCGATTCCAAAAAGATGTGATTACGCCTTCTTATGTTTCTAAAGAAATGAAAGAACTACATGAAGAGGCTGTAAATGCTGGGATTATTGTCATGAATGAAATAGGTGTAGATCCAGGAATAGACCATTTATCGGCCAAAAAAGTTTTAGACGACATTGAAGAGATGGGAGGAGAAATGACTTGTTTCGAGTCATTTACAGGGGGATTAATTGCTCCTCAAAGTGATAACAACCCTTGGAATTATAAGTTTACATGGAATCCTCGAAACGTTGTTTTAGCGGGACAAGGAGGTGCTGCTAAATTTATTCAAGAAGGAAAATATAAATATATTCCTTACAATAGACTTTTTAGAAGAACCGAAATTATTGATGTTGAGGGAAGAGGAAAATTTGAGGGATATGCTAATCGTGACTCTTTAAAATACAGAAGTATTTATGGATTAGAAAACATTCCTACGATCTACAGAGGTACTTTACGAAAAGTTGGTTTCAGTAGAGCTTGGAACGTTTTTGTTCAATTGGGCGCAACAGACGACAGCTATATTTTAGAGGGATCCAAAGAGATGACACATCGAGACTTTATTAACTCATTTTTGGCTTATAATCCTCACGATTCTGTTGAATTAAAGTTAAGGTATTACCTCAAAATAGATCAAGACGATATTATTTGGGACAAGTTAGTTTGGTTAGGGATATTCGAAGATACTCCTTTGAACTTAGAGGAAGACAAAACTCCTGCTCAAATCTTACAACAAATCTTAGAAGCTAAATGGACATTGGAACCTCACGATAAAGATATGATTGTGATGTGGCATAAATTTGGTTTTAAAGTCGATGGCATTGACCGTGAGATACACTCTTCTATGAGTTATATTGGCGAAGATCAGACTTACACCGCAATGAGTGATACTGTGGGCTTACCAGTTGGAATTTGCACCAAAATGATTCTAAATGGCACTATACAATTAAAGGGAGTACAGCTACCTATACATAAAGAGATCTACGAACCAGTCTTGGATGAACTAGCTACTTTTGGAATAGTATTTAATGAAATTGAAGTCGAACCTGTTTTATATTAA